The Mesorhizobium sp. AR10 genome includes the window GCGTGCAAAAATCTCGATCTCGCCGGTCGGCAAATTGGCGTTCGTCGTCTCGGGCAGGCGCGCCTTGACCTCGCCGTCGACGCGGATCACCCACTCGCCGCGCACGGTCTCGGCGATCTTGAAGGCCGGTGAATCCGGATCGGCGACGATCTGGGTCAGGCCGTAATGGTCACGCAGGTCGATGAACAGCAGACCGCCATGGTCGCGCACGCGATGCACCCAGCCCGACAGGCGGACGGTCGAGCCGACGTCGCTCTTTCTCAACTGGGCACAGGTATGGCTGCGGTAACGATGCATTGTCATTGACGAAGTCCGGATGCTGGGTTGCGGGCCGACGGCCCGGCTGGAAATTTGCGCGAAAAGCGCATGAGAGGCCGGTTTTGTCAAGGCAAGCGGGTGTAGGCCAGCGTCCGCGTTCACTTTCCGCCCTCGCCCTCTTGCGGGCTTGGAACCGGCGTGGACCAGGCTGTCTCGTTTCTCGAGATGCCACCCGATGGGAGAGGAAGGGCTAGCTGCCGAACTTCGTCTGCATCCTGTTAAATATCTGGACGACATTGCCATGCACCGCCGTGTCGAAGTCGCGGTCATCGTATTTCGGGCCGGCCACGAGCAGTGGCCCGTCGCCGCGCCAGCGATCCTGTGCGAAATCTTCGCCGAACGACCGCACCACTTTGCGGCCACCCTGTTCGATGACGATCGTTTCGCGGGCGCTGGTTCGGTTGGTGAGGCAGGCGTAGATAATCTTGTCGATGCCCAGCAGCCGTGCGCGCGTGTCCTCGCCGGGACTTTCCATGAAATCGCGCATGTAATTCCGGGCAACGTTGCAGCCACTGACCTGATGGCCGGCCCTTGCACCCTCGAGAAGCCACTGATCCGACGTCAGCCGCATCACCTCGTCAGCCGCCGGTCCTTTCTCCAGGCGGTCGGCGTATTTGTCACGCATGGTTGCGAGACCGTAGAATGCGGCCGCGTCTTCATCGCGTGCGGCGAGCAGTATCGTTGCCGCCATATCGAGCAGACGGTTCTTCACGGTGTGGTCGGCAGCGATGGATTCCGGCGTTCCCAGGACCGAGTCCTCGGAGGCTTCGATGAGCTTCCATGCGAATTTGATCTTTTCCTTGCCGTCGCCGTTCGCGCCGACCGCGGCCAGTTTCAGGAAGCGCTCACCCCACGGCGCGAAGTCGCCCGTAGCGCGATGCCGGATGCGCGGCCGAAACATTCCGCCGCGAAGGATGCCGCGATGACGTCACCCGATAGCGCCATTTTCTCCAGCATGTCGAAAACTGCATTGTCGGTCTTCTCGATACGGCAGCGCGGTCGTTGCGCCAGAACGAGATTGAGTTTTGCCCGCGGCAGGCCCAATTCTGCGGCGGCGGACAGAAGACGCGCGGCCTCGGCAGGATCTTCTTCGGTTCCCGTGCCGCGATGAAGCAACACGCCGAGATCGTTCATCGCTTGTGGATCGCCGAAAGCGGCGGCAGGTTTCAGGATCGCGACCGCGACTGACGGCATGCCGGCGCTGAGCGCGCTGCGGGCAAGCATCGTATTCGCAAAAAACGCAATGGCCGCCAGCGACAGTACGGCAACCGAACCGAGGACGATGAGAAGCTTGCGCATTGTTGGCCTATGAGGTCGGGTCCTTGAGGCGCGCCACCGCGTCCTGAAACAAAAGGCGCCGCAGCGCGTCGGCCGCTCGGCCGATGTCGAACGTGGGGTAGCTCGAAGCGACCGGATGCGGTTTCACGGCCGGATACTCCACGGCGTCGTACCATTCCGACGATGCGGCGCCGTCTTGCTTCCGCTCAACGCATTCGCGCGCCCGCGCAACCGCCGTGTCGAATTCGAAACGGCTGTAGCGGCCAACCCGATGAAGCAGATCTTCCAACGCAAACGAGGCGGTACGGCAAAGCATCGCCCAGTCGCCGTTGACAGCGCCGGCCTGCATCCACTCTTCAAATGTCTTCTTGCCGAGCCGCTCGCCTAGCTGGAGGCGCGGCAGGAGCTTTTGGAACTGATGGCGTGCGACACCGAGCCATTCGTAGGCCTGCGGCTGACCAAGCTCCGTCGCGGCGAAGAGATCGATGCTGGCTCGGTCGATGAGCCGAACCACTCGGTTGTCATACTCCTGCTGCGTCGGGCTGCCCCGATAGCCTGGATGCTGGATTGAACGCGCTGCATTGACCAGTGCCTTGCCCGACTTGAAGCGGCCAGGCCCGTCGTCCCCGGCAATCGCAAGCGACGCCGCGATCATTGCACCGTCGGGATCTTTCAGGCGGTTCTTGGCGGCGCTGAAATAGAGGCAATCCATCGTCTGCTTCGCGGCTGCCGCATTTCCGTCAGCAACGGCGGTCTCCAGCTTTCGCACCGTTGTGGCGCTGCGGGCACTATCGAGGCCGCAGCCGCCGCCTTGCACCAAAGCGAGATTGGCGACAGCCTGCGACGAGCGGAGCGCCGCGGCTTGCGTGAACAGCCCGCGTGCCGCCTCGAGGTCGGTCGAAACGCCGACGCCCCGATAGTGCAACACGCCGAGGTTGTTCTTGGCTGTCGCATCGCCAGAGGACGCGACGGCTAGATAGACCTTGGCCCCGATGACGGCGAACCCCTCGGCAATCAACCAGTGCGCCAAGGCATTCCGTTGCTTCTGGAAAACAGGGAGCGGCGACGCGATCAGCGCGATGGCAGCGAAGACAAGCGCAATAGCCCAGATGGTCAAATGCCTCACGACGAGGCCCCCAGCCGCAAAGTGCAGATACGCAATCTTGTGGGTCGAGGCCAGGGGAAACCAGATGTGAAGTTAACAGGTTGTCTCCAACCGGCACAACTCATCGTTCCCCATTGTGATGATATATTGCGCTGTCTGGAAAGATTACTTCACCCAGACATTTCTCATTAACTAAGCGCATAGGGATAAAGCCACTTCCAAGTTCCCGACGTTTTTCGAGGGGCGGGAAGCTAGTTTCGGGCGAAAATCGAAAATCGAAGCGCCTCGTTGGCCCATGCAGGCACGCCGGCGTGTCGCAACCCGTTCAGGCGAAGTGGATTTCAGCGCCCTGACGTTCGAAATCCGCGAGGATCGCGGCCGGGGCGGTCTTTTCGACCACCAGATGGCGGATCGCGTCGGGTCCGGCGACGCGGTAGGGCGCGGCGGTGGCCAGCTTGTCGTTGGTGACGGCAATGACGATGCCGGCGCTGTTCCTGGCCATGGCCCGCTTCACTTCGGCCTCCGCCGAATCGAAAGCCGTCACACCGCGTGAGGCGTCGAGACCGCAGGAGCCCAGAAAAAACAGATCAGCGCCAAGCTGTGCGACGGCAGCCAGCGTATCGCCACCGACGCAGGTTCCGAGGTCACGGTCGAACCTACCGCCAAGGACGATCAGTTCGACCAGAGCGTGATCGGACACGGCCGAGGCGACGCCGAGCGAATTGGTGGCTATGGTCAGTTCGAGATGGCGCGGAATGGCCCTGGCGATCGCAGCATTGGTGGTGCCGCCATCAATGAACAGGCTCTGCCCGCTTGAGAGCAATGCCACCGCCGCGCTCGCCAGCCGTCTCTTTTCCTCGACCGCATGGCCACCGCGCAGATCGATCGGCGCCGCGAAGGGCGCCGGCGCGACCGCGCCACCATAGACGCGGCGGCATTGTCCGGCCTTTGCCAGCTCCCTGAGGTCCCGGCGGACCGTGTCCTCCGAAACACCGAAGCGGGTCGCTAGCTCGCCGGCCAATACCCTCCCTTCCGCCGCAAGCCGGTCGCGGATGAGCTGATGCCGTTCATCGGTGAGCATTGCATGATCCTGTTTCTTCATGCACGTTCTT containing:
- a CDS encoding tetratricopeptide repeat protein, which gives rise to MRKLLIVLGSVAVLSLAAIAFFANTMLARSALSAGMPSVAVAILKPAAAFGDPQAMNDLGVLLHRGTGTEEDPAEAARLLSAAAELGLPRAKLNLVLAQRPRCRIEKTDNAVFDMLEKMALSGDVIAASFAAECFGRASGIALRATSRRGVSAS
- a CDS encoding DeoR/GlpR family DNA-binding transcription regulator, whose amino-acid sequence is MLTDERHQLIRDRLAAEGRVLAGELATRFGVSEDTVRRDLRELAKAGQCRRVYGGAVAPAPFAAPIDLRGGHAVEEKRRLASAAVALLSSGQSLFIDGGTTNAAIARAIPRHLELTIATNSLGVASAVSDHALVELIVLGGRFDRDLGTCVGGDTLAAVAQLGADLFFLGSCGLDASRGVTAFDSAEAEVKRAMARNSAGIVIAVTNDKLATAAPYRVAGPDAIRHLVVEKTAPAAILADFERQGAEIHFA